The Macaca fascicularis isolate 582-1 chromosome 11, T2T-MFA8v1.1 genome includes a region encoding these proteins:
- the HDAC7 gene encoding histone deacetylase 7 isoform X10: MHSPGADGTQVSPGAHYRSPTGTGYFPRHFRRDTDLFIDSMFVECLSCGCPRPCADTPGPQPQPMDLRVGQRPPVEPPPEPTLLALQRPQRLHHHLFLAGLQQQRSVEPMRLSMDTPMPELQVGPQEQELRQLLHKDKSKRSAVASSVVKQKLAEVILKKQQAALERTVHSNSPGIPYRTLEPLETEGAARSMLSSFLPPVPSLPSDPPEHFPLRKTVSEPNLKLRYKPKKSLERRKNPLLRKESAPPSLRRRPAETLGDSSPSSSSTPASGCSSPNDSEHGPNPILGSEADSDRRTHPTLGPRGPILGSPHTPLFLPHGLEPEAGGTLPSRLQPILLLDPSGSHAPLLTVPGLGPLPFHFAQSLMTTERLSGSGLHWPLSRTRSEPLPPSATAPPPPGPMQPRLEQLKTHVQVIKRSAKPSEKPRLRQIPSAEDLETDGGGPGQVVDDGLEHRELSHGQPEARGPAPLQQHPQVLLWEQQRLAGRLPRGSTGDTVLLPLAQGGHRPLSRAQSSPAAPASLSAPEPASQARVLSSSETPARTLPFTTGLIYDSVMLKHQCSCGDNSRHPEHAGRIQSIWSRLQERGLRSQCECLRGRKASLEELQSVHSERHVLLYGTNPLSRLKLDNGKLAGLLAQRMFVMLPCGGVGVDTDTIWNELHSSNAARWAAGSVTDLAFKVASRELKNGFAVVRPPGHHADHSTAMGFCFFNSVAIACRQLQQQSKASKILIVDWDVHHGNGTQQTFYQDPSVLYISLHRHDDGNFFPGSGAVDEVGAGSGEGFNVNVAWTGGLDPPMGDPEYLAAFRTVVMPIAREFSPDLVLVSAGFDAAEGHPAPLGGYHVSAKCFGYMTQQLMNLAGGAVVLALEGGHDLTAICDASEACVAALLGNKVDPLSEEGWKQKPNLNAIRSLEAVIRVHSKYWGCMQRLASCPDSWVPRVPGADKEEVEAVTALASLSVGILAEDRPSEQLVEEEEPMNL; encoded by the exons ATGGGACCCAGGTGAGCCCGGGTGCCCACTATCGCAGCCCCACTGGCACAG GGTACTTTCCTCGACATTTTAGGAGAGACACCGATTTATTCATTGATTCTATGTTTGTGGAGTGCCTGTCATGTG gctgccCCAGGCCCTGTGCAGACACACCAGGCCCTCAGCCCCAGCCCATGGACCTGCGGGTGGGCCAGCGGCCCCCAGTGGAGCCCCCACCAGAGCCCACATTGCTGGCCCTGCAGCGTCCCCAGCGCCTGCACCACCACCTCTTCCTAGCAGGCCTGCAGCAGCAGCGCTCGGTGGAGCCCATGAGG CTCTCCATGGACACACCGATGCCCGAGTTGCAGGTGGGACCCCAGGAACAAGAGTTGCGGCAGCTTCTCCACAAGGACAAGAGCAAGCGAA GTGCTGTAGCCAGCAGCGTGGTCAAGCAGAAGCTGGCAGAGGTGATTCTGAAAAAACAGCAGGCAGCCCTAGAGAGAACAGTCCATTCCAACAGCCCCGGCATTCCCTACAG AACCCTGGAGCCCCTGGAGACGGAAGGAGCCGCCCGCTCCATGCTCAGCAGCTTTTTGCCTCCTGTTCCCAGCCTGCCCAGTGACCCCCCAGAGCACTTCCCTCTGCGCAAGACAG TCTCTGAGCCCAACCTGAAGCTGCGCTATAAGCCCAAGAAGTCCCTGGAGCGGAGGAAGAATCCACTGCTCCGAAAGGAAAGTGCGCCCCCCAGCCTCCGGCGGCGGCCTGCAGAGACCCTCGGAG ACTCCTCCCCAAGTAGTAGCAGCACGCCTGCGTCAGGGTGCAGCTCCCCCAATGACAGCGAGCACGGCCCCAATCCCATCCTGGGCTCGGAG GCTGACAGTGACCGCAGGACCCATCCGACTCTGGGCCCTCGGGGGCCGATCCTGGGGAGCCCCCACACTCCCCTCTTCCTGCCCCATGGCCTGGAGCCCGAGGCTGGGGGCACTTTGCCCTCTCGCCTGCAGCCCATTCTCCTCCTGGACCCCTCAGGCTCTCATGCCCCGCTGCTGACTG TGCCCGGGCTTGGGCCCTTGCCCTTCCACTTTGCCCAGTCCTTAATGACCACCGAGCGGCTCTCCGGGTCAGGTCTCCACTGGCCACTGAGCCGGACTCGCTCAGAGCCCCTGCCCCCCAGTGCCACCGCTCCCCCACCGCCGGGCCCCATGCAGCCCCGCCTGGAGCAACTCAAAACTCACGTCCAGGTGATCAAG aggtcAGCCAAACCGAGTGAGAAGCCCCGGCTGCGGCAGATACCTTCGGCTGAAGACCTGGAGACAGATGGTGGGGGACCGGGCCAGGTGGTAGACGATGGCCTGGAACACAGGGAGCTGAGCCATGGGCAGCCTGAGGCCAGAGGCCCTGCTCCTCTCCAGCAGCACCCCCAG GTGTTGCTCTGGGAACAGCAGCGACTGGCTGGGCGGCTCCCCCGGGGCAGCACCGGGGACACTGTGCTGCTTCCTCTGGCTCAGGGTGGGCACCGGCCTCTGTCCCGGGCTCAGTCTTCCCCAGCCGCACCTGCCTCACTGTCAGCCCCAGAACCTGCCAGCCAGGCCCGAGTCCTCTCCAGCTCAGAGACCCCTGCCAGGACCCTGCCCTTCACCACAG GGCTGATCTATGACTCGGTCATGCTGAAGCACCAGTGCTCCTGTGGTGACAACAGCAGGCACCCAGAGCACGCCGGCCGCATCCAGAGCATCTGGTCCCGGCTGCAGGAGCGGGGTCTCCGGAGCCAGTGTGAG TGTCTCCGAGGCCGGAAGGCCTCCCTGGAGGAGCTGCAGTCGGTCCACTCTGAGCGGCACGTGCTCCTCTACGGCACCAACCCGCTCAGCCGCCTCAAACTGGACAATGGGAAGCTGGCAG GGCTCCTGGCACAGCGGATGTTTGTGATGCTGCCCTGTGGTGGGGTTGGG GTGGACACTGACACCATCTGGAATGAGCTGCATTCCTCCAATGCAGCCCGCTGGGCCGCTGGCAGTGTCACTGACCTCGCCTTCAAAGTGGCTTCTCGTGAGCTGAAG AATGGTTTCGCTGTGGTGCGGCCCCCAGGACACCATGCAGATCATTCAACAGCCAT GGGCTTCTGCTTCTTCAACTCAGTGGCCATCGCCTGCCGGCAGCTGCAACAGCAGAGCAAGGCTAGCAAGATCCTCATTGTAGACTGG GACGTGCACCATGGCAACGGCACCCAGCAAACCTTCTACCAAGACCCCAGTGTGCTCTACATCTCCCTGCATCGCCATGACGATGGCAACTTCTTCCCGGGGAGTGGGGCCGTGGATGAG GTAGGGGCTGGCAGCGGTGAGGGCTTCAATGTCAATGTGGCCTGGACTGGAGGTCTGGATCCCCCCATGGGGGATCCTGAGTACCTGGCTGCTTTCAG GACAGTCGTGATGCCCATTGCCCGAGAGTTCTCTCCAGACCTAGTCCTGGTGTCTGCTGGATTTGATGCTGCTGAGGGTCACCCGGCCCCACTGGGTGGCTACCATGTTTCTGCCAAAT GTTTTGGGTACATGACGCAGCAACTGATGAACCTGGCAGGAGGTGCAGTGGTGCTGGCCTTGGAGGGTGGCCATGACCTCACAGCCATCTGTGACGCCTCTGAGGCCTGTGTGGCTGCTCTTCTGGGTAACAAG GTGGATCCCCTTTCAGAAGAAGGCTGGAAACAGAAACCCAACCTCAATGCCATCCGCTCTCTGGAGGCCGTGATCCGGGTGCACA GTAAATACTGGGGCTGCATGCAGCGCCTGGCCTCCTGTCCAGACTCCTGGGTGCCTAGAGTGCCAGGGGCTGACAAAGAAGAAGTGGAGGCAGTGACCGCACTGGCATCCCTCTCTGTGGGCATCCTGGCTGAAGACAG GCCCTCGGAGCAgctggtggaggaggaagaacctATGAATCTCTAA
- the HDAC7 gene encoding histone deacetylase 7 isoform X4 yields the protein MHSPGADGTQVSPGAHYRSPTGTGCPRPCADTPGPQPQPMDLRVGQRPPVEPPPEPTLLALQRPQRLHHHLFLAGLQQQRSVEPMRLSMDTPMPELQVGPQEQELRQLLHKDKSKRSAVASSVVKQKLAEVILKKQQAALERTVHSNSPGIPYRTLEPLETEGAARSMLSSFLPPVPSLPSDPPEHFPLRKTVSEPNLKLRYKPKKSLERRKNPLLRKESAPPSLRRRPAETLGDSSPSSSSTPASGCSSPNDSEHGPNPILGSEALLGQRLRLQETSLAPFALPTVSLLPAITLGLPAPARADSDRRTHPTLGPRGPILGSPHTPLFLPHGLEPEAGGTLPSRLQPILLLDPSGSHAPLLTVPGLGPLPFHFAQSLMTTERLSGSGLHWPLSRTRSEPLPPSATAPPPPGPMQPRLEQLKTHVQVIKPGVSPPQRSAKPSEKPRLRQIPSAEDLETDGGGPGQVVDDGLEHRELSHGQPEARGPAPLQQHPQVLLWEQQRLAGRLPRGSTGDTVLLPLAQGGHRPLSRAQSSPAAPASLSAPEPASQARVLSSSETPARTLPFTTGLIYDSVMLKHQCSCGDNSRHPEHAGRIQSIWSRLQERGLRSQCECLRGRKASLEELQSVHSERHVLLYGTNPLSRLKLDNGKLAGLLAQRMFVMLPCGGVGVDTDTIWNELHSSNAARWAAGSVTDLAFKVASRELKNGFAVVRPPGHHADHSTAMGFCFFNSVAIACRQLQQQSKASKILIVDWDVHHGNGTQQTFYQDPSVLYISLHRHDDGNFFPGSGAVDEVGAGSGEGFNVNVAWTGGLDPPMGDPEYLAAFRTVVMPIAREFSPDLVLVSAGFDAAEGHPAPLGGYHVSAKCFGYMTQQLMNLAGGAVVLALEGGHDLTAICDASEACVAALLGNKVDPLSEEGWKQKPNLNAIRSLEAVIRVHSKYWGCMQRLASCPDSWVPRVPGADKEEVEAVTALASLSVGILAEDRPSEQLVEEEEPMNL from the exons ATGGGACCCAGGTGAGCCCGGGTGCCCACTATCGCAGCCCCACTGGCACAG gctgccCCAGGCCCTGTGCAGACACACCAGGCCCTCAGCCCCAGCCCATGGACCTGCGGGTGGGCCAGCGGCCCCCAGTGGAGCCCCCACCAGAGCCCACATTGCTGGCCCTGCAGCGTCCCCAGCGCCTGCACCACCACCTCTTCCTAGCAGGCCTGCAGCAGCAGCGCTCGGTGGAGCCCATGAGG CTCTCCATGGACACACCGATGCCCGAGTTGCAGGTGGGACCCCAGGAACAAGAGTTGCGGCAGCTTCTCCACAAGGACAAGAGCAAGCGAA GTGCTGTAGCCAGCAGCGTGGTCAAGCAGAAGCTGGCAGAGGTGATTCTGAAAAAACAGCAGGCAGCCCTAGAGAGAACAGTCCATTCCAACAGCCCCGGCATTCCCTACAG AACCCTGGAGCCCCTGGAGACGGAAGGAGCCGCCCGCTCCATGCTCAGCAGCTTTTTGCCTCCTGTTCCCAGCCTGCCCAGTGACCCCCCAGAGCACTTCCCTCTGCGCAAGACAG TCTCTGAGCCCAACCTGAAGCTGCGCTATAAGCCCAAGAAGTCCCTGGAGCGGAGGAAGAATCCACTGCTCCGAAAGGAAAGTGCGCCCCCCAGCCTCCGGCGGCGGCCTGCAGAGACCCTCGGAG ACTCCTCCCCAAGTAGTAGCAGCACGCCTGCGTCAGGGTGCAGCTCCCCCAATGACAGCGAGCACGGCCCCAATCCCATCCTGGGCTCGGAG GCGCTCTTGGGCCAGCGGCTGCGGCTGCAGGAGACTTCTCTGGCCCCGTTCGCCTTGCCGACAGTGTCCTTGCTGCCCGCAATCACGCTGGGGCTGCCCGCCCCTGCCAGG GCTGACAGTGACCGCAGGACCCATCCGACTCTGGGCCCTCGGGGGCCGATCCTGGGGAGCCCCCACACTCCCCTCTTCCTGCCCCATGGCCTGGAGCCCGAGGCTGGGGGCACTTTGCCCTCTCGCCTGCAGCCCATTCTCCTCCTGGACCCCTCAGGCTCTCATGCCCCGCTGCTGACTG TGCCCGGGCTTGGGCCCTTGCCCTTCCACTTTGCCCAGTCCTTAATGACCACCGAGCGGCTCTCCGGGTCAGGTCTCCACTGGCCACTGAGCCGGACTCGCTCAGAGCCCCTGCCCCCCAGTGCCACCGCTCCCCCACCGCCGGGCCCCATGCAGCCCCGCCTGGAGCAACTCAAAACTCACGTCCAGGTGATCAAG CCAGGggtctcccctccccagaggtcAGCCAAACCGAGTGAGAAGCCCCGGCTGCGGCAGATACCTTCGGCTGAAGACCTGGAGACAGATGGTGGGGGACCGGGCCAGGTGGTAGACGATGGCCTGGAACACAGGGAGCTGAGCCATGGGCAGCCTGAGGCCAGAGGCCCTGCTCCTCTCCAGCAGCACCCCCAG GTGTTGCTCTGGGAACAGCAGCGACTGGCTGGGCGGCTCCCCCGGGGCAGCACCGGGGACACTGTGCTGCTTCCTCTGGCTCAGGGTGGGCACCGGCCTCTGTCCCGGGCTCAGTCTTCCCCAGCCGCACCTGCCTCACTGTCAGCCCCAGAACCTGCCAGCCAGGCCCGAGTCCTCTCCAGCTCAGAGACCCCTGCCAGGACCCTGCCCTTCACCACAG GGCTGATCTATGACTCGGTCATGCTGAAGCACCAGTGCTCCTGTGGTGACAACAGCAGGCACCCAGAGCACGCCGGCCGCATCCAGAGCATCTGGTCCCGGCTGCAGGAGCGGGGTCTCCGGAGCCAGTGTGAG TGTCTCCGAGGCCGGAAGGCCTCCCTGGAGGAGCTGCAGTCGGTCCACTCTGAGCGGCACGTGCTCCTCTACGGCACCAACCCGCTCAGCCGCCTCAAACTGGACAATGGGAAGCTGGCAG GGCTCCTGGCACAGCGGATGTTTGTGATGCTGCCCTGTGGTGGGGTTGGG GTGGACACTGACACCATCTGGAATGAGCTGCATTCCTCCAATGCAGCCCGCTGGGCCGCTGGCAGTGTCACTGACCTCGCCTTCAAAGTGGCTTCTCGTGAGCTGAAG AATGGTTTCGCTGTGGTGCGGCCCCCAGGACACCATGCAGATCATTCAACAGCCAT GGGCTTCTGCTTCTTCAACTCAGTGGCCATCGCCTGCCGGCAGCTGCAACAGCAGAGCAAGGCTAGCAAGATCCTCATTGTAGACTGG GACGTGCACCATGGCAACGGCACCCAGCAAACCTTCTACCAAGACCCCAGTGTGCTCTACATCTCCCTGCATCGCCATGACGATGGCAACTTCTTCCCGGGGAGTGGGGCCGTGGATGAG GTAGGGGCTGGCAGCGGTGAGGGCTTCAATGTCAATGTGGCCTGGACTGGAGGTCTGGATCCCCCCATGGGGGATCCTGAGTACCTGGCTGCTTTCAG GACAGTCGTGATGCCCATTGCCCGAGAGTTCTCTCCAGACCTAGTCCTGGTGTCTGCTGGATTTGATGCTGCTGAGGGTCACCCGGCCCCACTGGGTGGCTACCATGTTTCTGCCAAAT GTTTTGGGTACATGACGCAGCAACTGATGAACCTGGCAGGAGGTGCAGTGGTGCTGGCCTTGGAGGGTGGCCATGACCTCACAGCCATCTGTGACGCCTCTGAGGCCTGTGTGGCTGCTCTTCTGGGTAACAAG GTGGATCCCCTTTCAGAAGAAGGCTGGAAACAGAAACCCAACCTCAATGCCATCCGCTCTCTGGAGGCCGTGATCCGGGTGCACA GTAAATACTGGGGCTGCATGCAGCGCCTGGCCTCCTGTCCAGACTCCTGGGTGCCTAGAGTGCCAGGGGCTGACAAAGAAGAAGTGGAGGCAGTGACCGCACTGGCATCCCTCTCTGTGGGCATCCTGGCTGAAGACAG GCCCTCGGAGCAgctggtggaggaggaagaacctATGAATCTCTAA
- the HDAC7 gene encoding histone deacetylase 7 isoform X13, with translation MHSPGADGTQVSPGAHYRSPTGTGCPRPCADTPGPQPQPMDLRVGQRPPVEPPPEPTLLALQRPQRLHHHLFLAGLQQQRSVEPMRLSMDTPMPELQVGPQEQELRQLLHKDKSKRSAVASSVVKQKLAEVILKKQQAALERTVHSNSPGIPYRTLEPLETEGAARSMLSSFLPPVPSLPSDPPEHFPLRKTVSEPNLKLRYKPKKSLERRKNPLLRKESAPPSLRRRPAETLGDSSPSSSSTPASGCSSPNDSEHGPNPILGSEALLGQRLRLQETSLAPFALPTVSLLPAITLGLPAPARADSDRRTHPTLGPRGPILGSPHTPLFLPHGLEPEAGGTLPSRLQPILLLDPSGSHAPLLTGLHWPLSRTRSEPLPPSATAPPPPGPMQPRLEQLKTHVQVIKRSAKPSEKPRLRQIPSAEDLETDGGGPGQVVDDGLEHRELSHGQPEARGPAPLQQHPQVLLWEQQRLAGRLPRGSTGDTVLLPLAQGGHRPLSRAQSSPAAPASLSAPEPASQARVLSSSETPARTLPFTTGLIYDSVMLKHQCSCGDNSRHPEHAGRIQSIWSRLQERGLRSQCECLRGRKASLEELQSVHSERHVLLYGTNPLSRLKLDNGKLAGLLAQRMFVMLPCGGVGVDTDTIWNELHSSNAARWAAGSVTDLAFKVASRELKNGFAVVRPPGHHADHSTAMGFCFFNSVAIACRQLQQQSKASKILIVDWDVHHGNGTQQTFYQDPSVLYISLHRHDDGNFFPGSGAVDEVGAGSGEGFNVNVAWTGGLDPPMGDPEYLAAFRTVVMPIAREFSPDLVLVSAGFDAAEGHPAPLGGYHVSAKCFGYMTQQLMNLAGGAVVLALEGGHDLTAICDASEACVAALLGNKVDPLSEEGWKQKPNLNAIRSLEAVIRVHSKYWGCMQRLASCPDSWVPRVPGADKEEVEAVTALASLSVGILAEDRPSEQLVEEEEPMNL, from the exons ATGGGACCCAGGTGAGCCCGGGTGCCCACTATCGCAGCCCCACTGGCACAG gctgccCCAGGCCCTGTGCAGACACACCAGGCCCTCAGCCCCAGCCCATGGACCTGCGGGTGGGCCAGCGGCCCCCAGTGGAGCCCCCACCAGAGCCCACATTGCTGGCCCTGCAGCGTCCCCAGCGCCTGCACCACCACCTCTTCCTAGCAGGCCTGCAGCAGCAGCGCTCGGTGGAGCCCATGAGG CTCTCCATGGACACACCGATGCCCGAGTTGCAGGTGGGACCCCAGGAACAAGAGTTGCGGCAGCTTCTCCACAAGGACAAGAGCAAGCGAA GTGCTGTAGCCAGCAGCGTGGTCAAGCAGAAGCTGGCAGAGGTGATTCTGAAAAAACAGCAGGCAGCCCTAGAGAGAACAGTCCATTCCAACAGCCCCGGCATTCCCTACAG AACCCTGGAGCCCCTGGAGACGGAAGGAGCCGCCCGCTCCATGCTCAGCAGCTTTTTGCCTCCTGTTCCCAGCCTGCCCAGTGACCCCCCAGAGCACTTCCCTCTGCGCAAGACAG TCTCTGAGCCCAACCTGAAGCTGCGCTATAAGCCCAAGAAGTCCCTGGAGCGGAGGAAGAATCCACTGCTCCGAAAGGAAAGTGCGCCCCCCAGCCTCCGGCGGCGGCCTGCAGAGACCCTCGGAG ACTCCTCCCCAAGTAGTAGCAGCACGCCTGCGTCAGGGTGCAGCTCCCCCAATGACAGCGAGCACGGCCCCAATCCCATCCTGGGCTCGGAG GCGCTCTTGGGCCAGCGGCTGCGGCTGCAGGAGACTTCTCTGGCCCCGTTCGCCTTGCCGACAGTGTCCTTGCTGCCCGCAATCACGCTGGGGCTGCCCGCCCCTGCCAGG GCTGACAGTGACCGCAGGACCCATCCGACTCTGGGCCCTCGGGGGCCGATCCTGGGGAGCCCCCACACTCCCCTCTTCCTGCCCCATGGCCTGGAGCCCGAGGCTGGGGGCACTTTGCCCTCTCGCCTGCAGCCCATTCTCCTCCTGGACCCCTCAGGCTCTCATGCCCCGCTGCTGACTG GTCTCCACTGGCCACTGAGCCGGACTCGCTCAGAGCCCCTGCCCCCCAGTGCCACCGCTCCCCCACCGCCGGGCCCCATGCAGCCCCGCCTGGAGCAACTCAAAACTCACGTCCAGGTGATCAAG aggtcAGCCAAACCGAGTGAGAAGCCCCGGCTGCGGCAGATACCTTCGGCTGAAGACCTGGAGACAGATGGTGGGGGACCGGGCCAGGTGGTAGACGATGGCCTGGAACACAGGGAGCTGAGCCATGGGCAGCCTGAGGCCAGAGGCCCTGCTCCTCTCCAGCAGCACCCCCAG GTGTTGCTCTGGGAACAGCAGCGACTGGCTGGGCGGCTCCCCCGGGGCAGCACCGGGGACACTGTGCTGCTTCCTCTGGCTCAGGGTGGGCACCGGCCTCTGTCCCGGGCTCAGTCTTCCCCAGCCGCACCTGCCTCACTGTCAGCCCCAGAACCTGCCAGCCAGGCCCGAGTCCTCTCCAGCTCAGAGACCCCTGCCAGGACCCTGCCCTTCACCACAG GGCTGATCTATGACTCGGTCATGCTGAAGCACCAGTGCTCCTGTGGTGACAACAGCAGGCACCCAGAGCACGCCGGCCGCATCCAGAGCATCTGGTCCCGGCTGCAGGAGCGGGGTCTCCGGAGCCAGTGTGAG TGTCTCCGAGGCCGGAAGGCCTCCCTGGAGGAGCTGCAGTCGGTCCACTCTGAGCGGCACGTGCTCCTCTACGGCACCAACCCGCTCAGCCGCCTCAAACTGGACAATGGGAAGCTGGCAG GGCTCCTGGCACAGCGGATGTTTGTGATGCTGCCCTGTGGTGGGGTTGGG GTGGACACTGACACCATCTGGAATGAGCTGCATTCCTCCAATGCAGCCCGCTGGGCCGCTGGCAGTGTCACTGACCTCGCCTTCAAAGTGGCTTCTCGTGAGCTGAAG AATGGTTTCGCTGTGGTGCGGCCCCCAGGACACCATGCAGATCATTCAACAGCCAT GGGCTTCTGCTTCTTCAACTCAGTGGCCATCGCCTGCCGGCAGCTGCAACAGCAGAGCAAGGCTAGCAAGATCCTCATTGTAGACTGG GACGTGCACCATGGCAACGGCACCCAGCAAACCTTCTACCAAGACCCCAGTGTGCTCTACATCTCCCTGCATCGCCATGACGATGGCAACTTCTTCCCGGGGAGTGGGGCCGTGGATGAG GTAGGGGCTGGCAGCGGTGAGGGCTTCAATGTCAATGTGGCCTGGACTGGAGGTCTGGATCCCCCCATGGGGGATCCTGAGTACCTGGCTGCTTTCAG GACAGTCGTGATGCCCATTGCCCGAGAGTTCTCTCCAGACCTAGTCCTGGTGTCTGCTGGATTTGATGCTGCTGAGGGTCACCCGGCCCCACTGGGTGGCTACCATGTTTCTGCCAAAT GTTTTGGGTACATGACGCAGCAACTGATGAACCTGGCAGGAGGTGCAGTGGTGCTGGCCTTGGAGGGTGGCCATGACCTCACAGCCATCTGTGACGCCTCTGAGGCCTGTGTGGCTGCTCTTCTGGGTAACAAG GTGGATCCCCTTTCAGAAGAAGGCTGGAAACAGAAACCCAACCTCAATGCCATCCGCTCTCTGGAGGCCGTGATCCGGGTGCACA GTAAATACTGGGGCTGCATGCAGCGCCTGGCCTCCTGTCCAGACTCCTGGGTGCCTAGAGTGCCAGGGGCTGACAAAGAAGAAGTGGAGGCAGTGACCGCACTGGCATCCCTCTCTGTGGGCATCCTGGCTGAAGACAG GCCCTCGGAGCAgctggtggaggaggaagaacctATGAATCTCTAA